In Leifsonia sp. ZF2019, a genomic segment contains:
- a CDS encoding acetylxylan esterase yields the protein MPLTDLTHAELLAYRPEVEQPADFDAFWTKTLAEARAAGGEAVLVPAETPITQLIVEDFTFPGFGGEPVKAWVTRPKEADGPLPAVVQYQGYGGGRGLPGDNTLWALAGYVHVMVDTRGQGSRWGSGGATADPHGAGPAVPGFMTRGVENPDDYYYRRVFTDAVRAVDAARELPFVDRSLLAVTGGSQGGGIAIAAGALAEGVNAVLPDVAFLCAYRRGADVAADGPFVELAQYLSVHRDRVDDVFRTLSYFDGVNFARRIHAPALFSVGLMDTIVPPSTTFAAYNHLASADRTIEVYAFNDHEGGGTRHWEKQARWLAERFAR from the coding sequence ATGCCTCTCACCGACCTCACCCATGCCGAGCTGCTCGCCTATCGCCCGGAGGTCGAGCAGCCGGCCGACTTCGACGCGTTCTGGACGAAGACTCTGGCGGAGGCGCGGGCCGCAGGCGGAGAGGCCGTGCTCGTGCCCGCCGAGACGCCCATCACGCAGCTGATCGTCGAGGACTTCACCTTTCCGGGCTTCGGCGGGGAGCCGGTGAAGGCCTGGGTGACGCGTCCGAAGGAGGCCGACGGCCCGCTCCCCGCCGTCGTGCAGTATCAGGGCTACGGCGGCGGCCGCGGGCTTCCCGGCGACAACACCCTGTGGGCGCTCGCGGGTTACGTCCACGTGATGGTGGACACGCGCGGCCAGGGCAGCCGCTGGGGCTCGGGAGGCGCGACCGCCGACCCGCACGGCGCCGGACCGGCCGTCCCCGGCTTCATGACCCGGGGCGTCGAGAACCCCGACGACTACTACTACCGGCGCGTGTTCACCGACGCGGTGCGGGCCGTCGACGCCGCCCGCGAGCTGCCGTTCGTCGACCGGTCGCTCCTCGCCGTGACCGGCGGCAGCCAGGGCGGCGGAATCGCGATCGCGGCCGGGGCGCTCGCGGAGGGCGTGAACGCGGTGCTGCCGGACGTCGCCTTCCTGTGCGCGTACCGTCGCGGTGCGGACGTCGCGGCCGACGGACCGTTCGTCGAGCTGGCGCAGTACCTGTCGGTGCATCGCGACCGCGTGGACGATGTCTTCCGCACACTGTCGTATTTCGACGGGGTCAACTTCGCCCGCCGCATCCACGCGCCCGCCCTCTTCTCGGTCGGCCTGATGGACACGATCGTGCCGCCCTCGACGACATTCGCCGCCTACAACCACCTCGCCTCGGCGGACCGCACGATCGAGGTGTACGCCTTCAACGACCACGAGGGGGGCGGCACCCGCCACTGGGAGAAGCAGGCCCGCTGGCTCGCGGAGCGCTTCGCGCGCTGA
- a CDS encoding LacI family DNA-binding transcriptional regulator — protein sequence MPDRTSPASARPTLEAIAQEASVSLSTVSKVLNGRPGVSAATRDRVERLLHRSGYARRGLDPERGGMVEVVVENIQSEWSIEILRGVERITRENGLVLALSVLGDHHGVGDEWIAGVLQRKPLAVVLQFSHLTATHRRQLRTRNIPVVVVDPAGDPPADMAAVGATNWAGGVAATRHLLALGHTRIACVSGPTELMCSRARTAGYQSALAEAGIAFDPALTAVGRFGQADGERAGRRLLSLPDRPTAIVAANDMQALGVYDAAAALGLRIPEDVSVVGFDDVRPALWARPPLTTVRQPLQEMAEEATRLALRMRTGEAEATRIELATSFVERSSTAAPAGRPAA from the coding sequence ATGCCCGATCGCACGTCCCCCGCCTCCGCGCGTCCCACCCTCGAGGCGATCGCGCAGGAGGCGTCCGTCTCGCTCTCGACCGTCTCGAAAGTGCTGAACGGCCGCCCCGGGGTCTCCGCCGCGACCCGGGATCGCGTCGAGCGCCTCCTGCACCGCTCCGGCTACGCCCGCCGCGGTCTCGACCCCGAGCGCGGAGGGATGGTGGAGGTGGTGGTCGAGAACATCCAGAGCGAGTGGTCCATCGAGATCCTCCGCGGGGTGGAGCGCATCACCCGCGAGAACGGGCTGGTGCTCGCGCTCAGCGTGCTCGGCGACCACCACGGCGTCGGCGACGAGTGGATCGCGGGCGTACTGCAGCGCAAGCCGCTCGCGGTCGTGCTGCAGTTCTCCCACCTCACTGCGACGCACCGCAGGCAGCTGCGCACCCGCAACATCCCCGTGGTCGTCGTCGATCCCGCGGGCGACCCGCCCGCGGACATGGCGGCCGTCGGCGCGACCAACTGGGCGGGCGGTGTCGCCGCCACCCGGCACCTCCTCGCCCTCGGCCACACCCGCATCGCGTGCGTCTCCGGCCCGACGGAGCTGATGTGCTCGCGCGCGAGGACCGCCGGGTACCAGTCGGCGCTCGCCGAGGCCGGGATCGCGTTCGACCCGGCCCTGACCGCGGTCGGCCGGTTCGGCCAGGCCGACGGGGAGCGCGCGGGCCGTCGCCTGCTGAGCCTCCCGGACCGCCCGACGGCCATCGTCGCCGCCAACGACATGCAGGCGCTCGGCGTCTACGACGCGGCCGCGGCGCTCGGGCTCCGCATCCCGGAAGACGTCTCCGTCGTCGGCTTCGACGACGTGCGGCCGGCGCTCTGGGCGCGTCCGCCTCTCACGACGGTGCGGCAGCCGCTGCAGGAGATGGCCGAGGAGGCGACCCGGCTGGCGCTGCGGATGCGCACAGGCGAGGCCGAGGCCACACGGATCGAGCTCGCGACCTCGTTCGTGGAGCGCAGTTCGACCGCGGCTCCCGCGGGCCGCCCCGCGGCGTGA
- a CDS encoding Gfo/Idh/MocA family protein: MTDAAGRLRVAMVGYGFMGAAHSQGWRVAPRFFDLPVEPVMSTIVGRDAGRVEAARQRFGWERSETDWRRVIDDPEIDVVDICSPGASHAQIAIAALDAGKHVLCEKPLANTVGEAEAMVAAAERAALRGERSMVGFSYRRVPAIGFARRLIADGRLGDIRQLRALYLQDWLTDEEGPMTWRLDKEQAGSGSLGDIGAHAIDLVEHLTGSRVASVSGTLATFVEERPLLGETVGLSGTASEERGRVTVDDAAWFTARLEGGAAAGAIGAFEATRYATGRKNALRIELSGSRGAIAFDLEAMNELQFYDATAPAGEQGFTRILVTEPEHPYMANWWPTGHAIGYEHAFTHQVVDVVTAIATGRDPEPSFADGLRIQRVLDAVTRSAASGSAWTPTA; this comes from the coding sequence ATGACGGACGCGGCGGGCCGCCTGCGGGTGGCGATGGTCGGCTACGGGTTCATGGGAGCCGCTCATTCGCAGGGCTGGCGGGTCGCTCCGCGATTCTTCGACCTGCCCGTCGAGCCGGTCATGAGCACCATCGTCGGGCGCGATGCCGGACGGGTGGAGGCAGCCCGGCAGCGGTTCGGCTGGGAACGGTCGGAGACCGACTGGCGCCGCGTGATCGACGACCCGGAGATCGACGTCGTCGACATCTGCTCGCCCGGCGCCTCGCACGCGCAGATCGCGATCGCCGCCCTCGACGCCGGCAAGCACGTGCTGTGCGAGAAGCCGCTGGCCAACACCGTCGGCGAGGCGGAGGCCATGGTCGCCGCCGCCGAACGTGCGGCCCTTCGCGGCGAGCGCTCGATGGTGGGCTTCAGTTACCGCCGCGTGCCGGCCATCGGTTTCGCCCGGCGTCTGATCGCCGACGGCCGGCTCGGCGACATCCGGCAGCTGCGCGCCCTCTACCTGCAGGACTGGCTCACCGACGAGGAGGGCCCGATGACCTGGCGGCTCGACAAGGAGCAGGCGGGCTCGGGGTCGCTCGGCGACATCGGCGCGCACGCGATCGACCTGGTCGAGCATCTGACGGGCTCGCGGGTCGCGAGCGTCTCCGGTACGCTCGCGACCTTCGTGGAGGAGCGCCCGCTCCTGGGCGAGACCGTCGGGCTGTCGGGCACGGCGTCGGAGGAGCGCGGGCGGGTGACCGTCGACGACGCCGCCTGGTTCACGGCACGCCTGGAGGGCGGGGCCGCCGCGGGGGCGATCGGCGCGTTCGAGGCGACCCGGTACGCCACCGGGCGCAAGAACGCGCTGCGGATCGAGCTCTCCGGCTCGCGCGGCGCGATCGCGTTCGACCTGGAGGCGATGAACGAGCTGCAGTTCTACGACGCGACCGCGCCGGCCGGCGAGCAGGGCTTCACCCGCATCCTCGTGACGGAGCCCGAGCACCCGTACATGGCGAACTGGTGGCCGACCGGGCACGCGATCGGCTACGAGCACGCCTTCACCCACCAGGTCGTCGACGTCGTCACAGCCATAGCCACGGGCAGGGATCCCGAACCGTCGTTCGCGGACGGCCTCCGCATCCAGCGCGTCCTCGACGCCGTCACCCGCAGCGCCGCCTCCGGCAGCGCCTGGACCCCGACCGCGTAA
- a CDS encoding ThuA domain-containing protein, with amino-acid sequence MTKQALVVRGGWDGHMPVETTDLFLPFLETNGFTVRVEEAPAVYADAAFMDTVDLVLQINTMSTIEPAELAGLQRAVLNGTGLAGWHGGIADSYRDSADYLHMIGGQFAHHAGKDPAERTGAQDDNYIPYTVHITELGRTHPITAGIDDFDLVTEQYWVLSDEYNDVLATTTQEVRPWDAWNRPVTAPAIWTRQWGEGRVFVSAPGHRLEVVASEPVRTIIERGLLWAAR; translated from the coding sequence ATGACCAAGCAGGCCCTCGTCGTCCGCGGCGGCTGGGACGGGCATATGCCCGTCGAGACCACGGACCTCTTCCTCCCCTTCCTGGAGACGAACGGGTTCACCGTGCGCGTCGAGGAGGCGCCCGCCGTGTACGCCGACGCGGCGTTCATGGACACCGTCGACCTCGTCCTCCAGATCAACACCATGAGCACGATCGAGCCGGCGGAGCTGGCCGGGCTGCAGCGCGCGGTGCTGAACGGCACGGGCCTGGCGGGGTGGCACGGCGGCATCGCCGACAGCTATCGCGACAGCGCCGACTACCTCCACATGATCGGCGGCCAGTTCGCCCACCACGCGGGCAAGGATCCGGCCGAGCGCACCGGCGCCCAGGACGACAACTACATCCCCTACACCGTGCACATCACGGAGCTCGGGCGTACGCATCCCATCACCGCGGGCATCGACGACTTCGATCTGGTCACCGAGCAGTACTGGGTGCTCTCCGACGAGTACAACGACGTGCTGGCCACGACCACGCAGGAGGTGCGGCCGTGGGACGCGTGGAACCGTCCGGTGACCGCGCCCGCGATCTGGACCCGCCAGTGGGGCGAGGGACGCGTGTTCGTCTCCGCGCCCGGGCACCGGTTGGAGGTCGTCGCGAGCGAGCCCGTCCGCACCATCATCGAGAGGGGCCTGCTGTGGGCCGCCCGCTGA
- a CDS encoding Gfo/Idh/MocA family protein — MGRPLTVGVIGVGNISAQYFAEFPKLPGLRLAAVADLDVARAAAVGEAQGVRGVSVDDLLADPRIDAVLNLTVPQAHAEVALRVLDAGKHVYGEKPLALTTAEAAPVLARAAERGLRVGSAPDTVLGTGIQTARAVIDAGRIGDPVAAAVAWSAPGHELWHPAPAFYYQPGGGPLFDMGPYYLTSLVTFFGPVVRVSGVAGRSARERTVATGPLAGTPVPVDVDTHVTAILEHASGAVSTVTVSFEVWATRLPLFEVHGTAGSIAVPDPNRFSDPVLVATADDRTFREVSVAAGYPDAGRGVGLADMARAIDTDRPHRASGDLAFHVLDIMESILTAGRAHAVVEVTSTVERPEAVPPGERPDTW; from the coding sequence GTGGGCCGCCCGCTGACCGTCGGCGTCATCGGCGTCGGGAACATCAGCGCCCAGTACTTCGCCGAGTTCCCGAAGCTCCCCGGCCTGCGGCTGGCGGCGGTCGCCGACCTCGACGTCGCCCGCGCCGCGGCGGTGGGGGAGGCGCAGGGCGTCCGCGGCGTCTCCGTCGACGATCTGCTCGCGGATCCGCGCATCGACGCCGTGCTCAACCTGACCGTCCCGCAGGCGCATGCCGAGGTCGCCCTCCGCGTGCTCGACGCCGGCAAGCACGTCTACGGTGAGAAGCCCCTCGCCCTCACGACCGCCGAGGCCGCGCCCGTGCTCGCGCGCGCGGCCGAGCGCGGGCTGCGCGTCGGCAGCGCACCGGACACCGTGCTCGGCACCGGCATCCAGACGGCGCGCGCCGTCATCGATGCGGGTCGCATCGGCGACCCCGTCGCGGCCGCGGTCGCCTGGAGCGCCCCCGGCCACGAGCTCTGGCATCCCGCCCCCGCGTTCTACTACCAGCCGGGCGGCGGCCCGCTGTTCGACATGGGCCCGTACTACCTGACCAGCCTGGTCACCTTCTTCGGCCCGGTCGTGCGCGTCTCCGGCGTCGCCGGCCGTTCCGCCCGTGAGCGCACCGTCGCGACCGGCCCCCTCGCCGGAACACCCGTCCCGGTGGATGTCGACACCCATGTGACCGCCATCCTGGAGCACGCTTCCGGGGCCGTATCGACCGTCACGGTCTCGTTCGAGGTGTGGGCGACCCGCCTGCCGCTGTTCGAGGTGCACGGCACCGCCGGGAGCATCGCCGTGCCGGACCCCAACCGGTTCTCCGACCCGGTGCTCGTCGCGACCGCCGACGACCGCACGTTCCGGGAGGTGTCCGTCGCCGCCGGCTATCCGGACGCGGGACGCGGCGTCGGCCTGGCGGACATGGCCCGCGCGATCGACACCGACCGCCCGCACCGGGCCTCCGGCGACCTGGCCTTCCACGTGCTCGACATCATGGAATCCATCCTGACCGCTGGCCGCGCGCACGCGGTCGTGGAGGTGACGTCGACGGTGGAGCGGCCGGAGGCCGTGCCGCCGGGGGAGCGTCCGGACACCTGGTGA
- a CDS encoding alpha/beta hydrolase translates to MSSRIPVSVSASRVLATVAGAIALAVGIADVGPWASAGLPVAGGILLGAAVLFWVGVILQRRPGRSGRWWIGSAAVSALTAGVIHLAVGGGAAGSVPAALGVASAILALIPAAGRRWTPPAFGARRLGGAVGVTVIVLAGMTAAGAAAVSAPCSFPRVSASGLDVSSTGPSSGAGMRPSGTARATDGTRLAYYAFAPAHPIASLVFFHGSGANSTLGYLGFGHALAESGVAAYLFDVRGHGASGGPRGDTPSPGQLVSDTSTAVGVASRAHPGLPVFVGGHSAGAGIVLNSAASLGSRVRGYVLVAPDFGLHSGTESVADASNFATVCQPPLVAATLSNGLVDAHRDAVAFAYTPAQVRSGLIPRYTAAMAIGQNVTDARGILSRLRHPVGVWIGSRDEVFDPARVAAFAHAAPQRLLTTSIVPGATHLSVLDGVGGDVGQWIRGQVRIGGD, encoded by the coding sequence ATGTCCTCCCGCATTCCGGTTTCCGTCTCCGCCTCCCGCGTTCTCGCCACCGTCGCCGGCGCCATCGCCCTTGCCGTCGGTATCGCCGATGTCGGTCCCTGGGCCTCCGCCGGCCTGCCCGTCGCCGGCGGGATCCTGCTCGGGGCCGCAGTGCTGTTCTGGGTCGGGGTGATCCTGCAGCGCCGTCCCGGGCGGTCCGGGCGGTGGTGGATCGGCTCGGCCGCCGTCTCCGCCCTCACGGCAGGAGTCATCCACCTGGCCGTCGGCGGCGGCGCGGCGGGATCCGTCCCCGCCGCCCTCGGAGTGGCGTCGGCGATTCTCGCGCTGATTCCCGCAGCCGGCCGCCGGTGGACACCGCCCGCCTTCGGTGCCCGGCGCCTCGGCGGGGCGGTCGGGGTCACCGTCATCGTGCTCGCCGGCATGACCGCAGCGGGCGCAGCGGCCGTGAGCGCCCCCTGCTCCTTCCCCCGTGTCAGCGCGAGCGGGCTGGACGTCTCGTCGACCGGTCCGAGCAGCGGCGCAGGGATGCGACCGTCCGGGACGGCGCGGGCGACCGACGGCACACGGCTGGCCTACTACGCGTTCGCACCCGCCCATCCGATCGCCTCGCTCGTCTTCTTCCACGGCTCGGGTGCGAACAGCACGCTCGGATACCTGGGCTTCGGACACGCTCTGGCCGAGAGCGGCGTCGCCGCCTATCTGTTCGATGTCCGCGGCCACGGCGCCTCCGGTGGCCCGCGCGGCGACACCCCGTCCCCCGGTCAGCTGGTCTCGGACACCTCGACCGCGGTCGGCGTCGCGTCCCGGGCGCATCCCGGCCTGCCGGTGTTCGTCGGCGGCCACTCGGCCGGCGCGGGGATCGTGCTCAACAGCGCGGCGTCACTCGGTTCCCGGGTGCGTGGATACGTGCTCGTCGCACCCGACTTCGGCCTCCACTCCGGCACGGAGTCGGTCGCCGACGCGTCGAACTTCGCCACGGTCTGCCAGCCCCCGCTCGTCGCGGCCACCCTCAGCAACGGGCTGGTCGATGCACACCGGGACGCCGTCGCGTTCGCCTACACGCCCGCACAGGTACGCTCCGGGCTCATCCCCCGCTACACCGCGGCCATGGCGATCGGCCAGAACGTCACCGACGCGCGCGGGATCCTGAGCCGTCTCCGCCACCCCGTCGGCGTGTGGATCGGCTCGCGCGACGAGGTCTTCGACCCGGCGCGGGTGGCCGCCTTCGCACACGCCGCCCCGCAGCGCCTTCTGACGACCTCGATCGTCCCGGGTGCCACCCATCTGTCGGTGCTCGACGGTGTCGGCGGGGACGTCGGACAGTGGATCCGGGGGCAGGTCCGCATCGGAGGCGACTGA
- a CDS encoding class I SAM-dependent methyltransferase produces MATQRPHGDYGIDAPWVPWMWVGYTVVYAALTVAAATLWEAWWWVVVILGLVTVASAAGAVLYWHTSLRGKFILWDGLLDRVTLPPGASILDVGCGHGTVSIMAALRFPGMTVTGIDLWRSVDQSGNTLTAAQANAAVNGVEDRVRFETGDMTELPYPDGSFELVTASLAIHNIQTREARRRAIGEAVRVLAPGGRIVIADIRRAGEYADDLRAAGLTVTTAPLGWRGWWSGPWVATTAVDATR; encoded by the coding sequence ATGGCGACGCAGAGACCGCACGGCGACTATGGCATCGATGCCCCGTGGGTGCCGTGGATGTGGGTGGGCTACACCGTCGTCTACGCGGCGCTCACCGTCGCTGCCGCCACGCTCTGGGAAGCCTGGTGGTGGGTGGTCGTGATCCTCGGTCTGGTCACGGTGGCCTCGGCGGCGGGCGCGGTGCTCTATTGGCACACCTCGCTGCGCGGCAAGTTCATACTCTGGGACGGGCTTCTCGACCGGGTGACGCTTCCTCCCGGCGCCTCCATCCTCGACGTGGGATGCGGGCACGGCACTGTCTCGATCATGGCCGCGCTGCGGTTCCCGGGGATGACCGTGACGGGCATCGACCTCTGGCGCTCGGTCGACCAGTCCGGCAACACGCTCACCGCAGCTCAGGCCAACGCGGCGGTCAACGGCGTCGAGGATCGAGTCCGGTTCGAGACCGGGGACATGACCGAGCTCCCCTATCCCGATGGCTCCTTCGAGCTGGTGACCGCGAGCCTCGCGATCCACAACATCCAGACTCGCGAGGCACGCCGCCGGGCGATCGGAGAGGCTGTGCGGGTCCTTGCGCCCGGCGGTCGCATCGTCATCGCCGACATCCGCCGCGCCGGCGAATACGCCGATGACCTCCGCGCCGCGGGCCTCACCGTGACGACCGCTCCGCTGGGCTGGCGCGGCTGGTGGAGCGGACCGTGGGTGGCGACGACCGCCGTCGACGCGACCCGCTGA
- a CDS encoding helix-turn-helix transcriptional regulator, translating to MSRRSTRLMVLGVVAYRNPISGYGIEKTLDEWAVSRWTTIAPASIYQQLRTLTAQGAVEPVAGSRGRAAEHRCTPAGHEQLRRLLLELLHERDFRPMSLLPLLYFTPSLTSEELDAGLASRIRLLDQALESEDAMIARSEELGPSHVTEIFRLTWRGLRADRDWCAEYRARLRANHSGSRTSDP from the coding sequence ATGTCGAGACGGAGCACACGCCTGATGGTGCTGGGTGTCGTCGCTTACCGGAATCCGATCAGTGGGTACGGGATCGAGAAGACCCTCGACGAGTGGGCCGTCTCTCGATGGACCACGATCGCACCGGCATCGATCTACCAGCAGCTCCGCACCCTCACTGCCCAGGGTGCTGTCGAGCCCGTGGCGGGCTCGCGCGGGCGAGCCGCCGAGCACCGTTGCACTCCCGCCGGGCACGAGCAGCTGCGCCGGCTCCTGCTCGAGCTGCTCCACGAGCGCGACTTCCGCCCGATGAGCCTGCTTCCGCTGCTCTACTTCACCCCCAGCCTGACCAGCGAGGAGCTGGACGCGGGACTCGCCTCCCGCATCCGGCTCCTCGACCAAGCACTCGAGAGCGAGGATGCGATGATCGCTCGCTCGGAGGAGCTCGGCCCCTCGCATGTGACCGAGATCTTCCGGCTCACCTGGCGCGGCCTCCGCGCCGACCGGGACTGGTGCGCGGAATACCGCGCTCGCCTCCGCGCAAACCACTCAGGAAGTCGCACTTCCGACCCGTGA
- a CDS encoding ROK family transcriptional regulator translates to MSSPSELSTVRHATGGATDALRRNNLATVLGLVHREGALSRSDLTRLTGLNRSTVGDLVGELAALGLVVVDESPASVAEPGVRAARGRPSPLVRVSDQVAAVAVNPEVDAVIIGLVGLGGRVLKRIRVETASARSVGETVGLASAGIAGMLAGETGIRVAGIGVAVPGQVRLSDGMVREATHFGWVDEPLAAMLGESTGLRVWAANAAVLGLRAESAFGAGRGIDDLVYMIGGASGIGGGGISGGRLLTGASGYAGEFGHTFVRSDGRACPCGARGCLEAEVTQAELLAAVGLDSAQAAELADRLIATDDPVARAVVERQYESLRIATRSAVNVFNPSVVVLGGFLAALYRGAQAHGAPDVLGDVIHSSRDGVAVTEALLGTDQMLIGAAELVFAELIADPARALAA, encoded by the coding sequence ATGTCGTCGCCCTCCGAGCTCAGCACCGTGCGGCACGCCACGGGCGGCGCGACGGACGCGCTACGGCGGAACAATCTGGCGACCGTCCTCGGGCTCGTGCATCGGGAGGGGGCGCTCTCCCGCAGCGACCTGACGCGCCTGACCGGGCTCAACCGGTCGACCGTCGGCGACCTGGTCGGTGAGCTGGCGGCGCTCGGGCTGGTGGTCGTGGACGAGTCACCCGCTTCCGTCGCCGAGCCGGGTGTGCGTGCGGCCCGCGGGCGGCCGAGCCCGCTCGTCCGCGTCTCCGACCAGGTGGCGGCGGTGGCCGTGAACCCGGAGGTCGACGCCGTCATCATCGGGCTGGTCGGGCTGGGCGGGCGGGTGCTCAAGCGCATCCGGGTCGAGACTGCGTCCGCGCGGAGCGTGGGGGAGACGGTCGGCCTGGCGTCGGCGGGCATCGCGGGGATGCTCGCGGGGGAGACGGGGATTCGGGTCGCCGGCATCGGCGTCGCCGTGCCCGGTCAGGTGCGGCTCTCCGACGGCATGGTGCGGGAGGCCACCCACTTCGGCTGGGTCGACGAGCCGCTGGCCGCCATGCTGGGGGAGTCGACGGGGCTTCGGGTGTGGGCGGCCAACGCCGCCGTCCTCGGGCTCCGGGCCGAGAGCGCGTTCGGAGCCGGGCGCGGGATCGACGATCTCGTCTACATGATCGGCGGTGCCTCGGGCATCGGTGGCGGCGGGATCAGCGGCGGCCGCTTGCTCACCGGGGCCTCCGGCTACGCGGGCGAGTTCGGTCACACGTTCGTCCGCTCCGACGGGCGCGCGTGCCCCTGCGGTGCGCGCGGATGCCTCGAGGCGGAGGTCACGCAGGCCGAACTGCTCGCCGCGGTGGGCCTCGACTCCGCGCAGGCCGCAGAGCTGGCCGATCGACTGATCGCGACCGATGACCCTGTCGCGCGCGCGGTCGTGGAACGGCAGTACGAATCCCTCCGCATCGCGACCCGCAGCGCCGTCAACGTCTTCAACCCGTCCGTCGTCGTGCTCGGCGGATTCCTCGCCGCGTTGTACCGGGGAGCTCAGGCGCACGGCGCGCCCGACGTGCTCGGCGACGTGATCCACTCGTCGCGGGACGGCGTCGCCGTGACCGAGGCGTTGCTCGGCACCGACCAGATGCTGATCGGCGCCGCCGAGCTCGTGTTCGCCGAGCTCATCGCGGACCCGGCGCGCGCGCTCGCCGCGTAG